A single region of the Winslowiella toletana genome encodes:
- the baeS gene encoding envelope stress sensor histidine kinase BaeS: MKRMRVGISAKLFCAIFSTCMLVLIIMHWGVRLSFEHGFIDYIKRGNEQRLALLSDALADQYEQHGNWDFLRNNDKRIFSILRSLEQSSEASNAIPPHGWRTQFWIIDQQYHVLAGPREPVPHEGIRHNITTSNNKIVGWVIGSPPERLTRSADINFDQQQRRTSWLIVGLSMLLAAGVTWLMSRGLLAPVKRLVEGTYYLAAGDFSKRVEVSSRDELGRLAQDFNKLASSLEKNESMRRAFMADISHELRTPLAILRGELEAMQDGVRKLTPEAIVSLQAEVATLTKLVDDLHQLSLSDEGALAYRKSPTDVVSLLEMVSGIFRARFASRQLSLTLSLPDQAPLFADADRLMQLFTNLMENSLRYTDAGGGLRISLTSEADKMLLHFDDSAPGVSDEQRQQIFERFYRTESSRNRASGGSGLGLSICKNIVEAHGGTLSAEHSDLGGLRITVALPLDSN; encoded by the coding sequence ATGAAAAGAATGCGTGTCGGCATCAGCGCCAAACTGTTTTGTGCCATCTTTTCCACCTGTATGCTGGTGTTGATTATCATGCACTGGGGCGTGCGCCTCAGCTTTGAACATGGCTTTATTGACTATATTAAGCGCGGCAATGAACAGCGGCTGGCGCTGCTCAGCGATGCACTGGCCGATCAGTATGAGCAGCACGGTAACTGGGACTTTTTGCGCAACAATGACAAGCGGATTTTTTCCATTCTGCGCTCGCTGGAGCAAAGCTCCGAGGCCAGTAATGCGATTCCGCCACACGGCTGGCGCACTCAGTTCTGGATAATCGATCAGCAATATCACGTATTGGCTGGCCCGCGCGAACCGGTGCCGCATGAAGGAATACGGCACAATATCACCACCAGCAATAACAAAATTGTCGGCTGGGTCATTGGTTCGCCGCCAGAACGGCTGACCCGCAGTGCCGATATTAACTTTGACCAGCAGCAACGGCGCACCAGTTGGCTGATTGTCGGGCTGTCGATGCTGTTAGCTGCCGGGGTCACCTGGCTAATGTCGCGCGGGTTGTTAGCGCCGGTAAAACGGCTGGTAGAAGGCACCTATTACCTGGCCGCCGGTGATTTTTCCAAGCGGGTTGAAGTCAGCAGCCGCGATGAACTTGGCCGGCTGGCGCAGGACTTTAACAAACTTGCCAGCTCACTGGAAAAAAATGAGAGTATGCGCCGGGCCTTTATGGCGGATATTTCCCATGAGCTGCGCACGCCGCTGGCCATCCTGCGCGGCGAGCTGGAAGCGATGCAGGATGGCGTGCGCAAACTGACGCCGGAAGCCATTGTCTCACTGCAGGCGGAAGTGGCCACGCTGACCAAACTGGTCGACGATCTGCATCAGCTCTCGCTGTCGGATGAAGGCGCGCTGGCCTACCGCAAAAGCCCCACCGATGTGGTTTCCTTACTGGAAATGGTCAGCGGGATTTTCCGCGCGCGCTTTGCCAGCCGCCAGCTATCTTTAACCCTGTCGCTGCCGGATCAGGCACCGCTTTTTGCTGATGCTGACCGCCTGATGCAGCTGTTTACCAATCTGATGGAGAACAGTCTGCGCTATACCGACGCCGGTGGCGGGCTGAGGATTTCACTGACGTCAGAAGCTGATAAGATGTTGCTGCATTTTGATGATTCTGCGCCTGGCGTAAGCGATGAGCAGCGCCAGCAAATTTTTGAACGCTTTTATCGTACCGAAAGCTCGCGTAATCGTGCCAGCGGCGGCTCCGGACTGGGGCTGTCGATTTGCAAAAATATTGTCGAGGCGCACGGCGGCACCCTCAGTGCGGAGCACTCTGATTTAGGTGGCTTGCGCATTACGGTAGCATTACCGCTGGACTCTAACTGA
- a CDS encoding DUF2645 family protein — MLLFEEKLYIDGDEIKNVCDARRVFVVDIIRDFTAALTLLVISPFISLA, encoded by the coding sequence CTGCTCTTATTTGAAGAAAAACTTTATATCGACGGAGATGAAATCAAAAACGTCTGCGATGCACGGCGCGTGTTTGTCGTCGATATTATTCGTGACTTCACTGCCGCGCTTACCTTATTAGTCATTTCACCGTTTATTTCTTTAGCCTGA
- the trhP gene encoding prephenate-dependent tRNA uridine(34) hydroxylase TrhP, translated as MFKPELLSPAGTLKNMRYAFAYGADAVYAGQPRYSLRVRNNEFNHENLAIGINEAHALGKKFYVVVNIAPHNAKLKTFIRDLKPVIEMRPDALIMSDPGLIMLVREAYPQMAVHLSVQANAVNWATVKFWQQMGLTRVILSRELSLEEIAEIRQQVPEMELEIFVHGALCMAYSGRCLLSGYLNKRDPNQGTCTNACRWEYKVEEGKQDEVGNIVHQYEPIAVRNIEPTLGQGQPTDKVFMIEEAQRPGEYMTAFEDEHGTYIMNSKDLRAVAHVEQLTQMGMHSLKIEGRTKSFYYCARTAQVYRRAIDDAAAGKPFDASLLETLEGLAHRGYTEGFLRRHTHDSYQSYESGHSQSDRQQFVGEFTGERRGHLAQVDVKNKFAIGNSLELMTPAGNVNFTLEEMENNRSQAVDVAPGNGHFVWVPIPPEIDLSYALLMRNLS; from the coding sequence ATGTTTAAACCGGAACTCCTCTCTCCGGCCGGAACGCTGAAAAATATGCGTTACGCCTTTGCCTATGGTGCAGATGCGGTGTATGCCGGTCAGCCACGCTACAGCCTGCGGGTGCGCAACAACGAATTCAATCATGAGAATCTCGCCATCGGGATCAATGAAGCGCACGCGTTGGGTAAAAAGTTTTACGTGGTGGTGAATATCGCGCCGCATAACGCCAAGCTGAAAACCTTTATTCGCGATCTAAAACCGGTGATTGAGATGAGGCCGGACGCGCTGATTATGTCCGATCCCGGGCTGATTATGCTGGTGCGCGAAGCTTACCCACAGATGGCGGTGCATCTGTCAGTTCAGGCTAACGCGGTAAACTGGGCCACGGTAAAATTCTGGCAGCAGATGGGGCTGACGCGCGTGATTCTGTCGCGCGAACTGTCGCTGGAAGAGATTGCGGAAATTCGTCAGCAGGTGCCAGAAATGGAACTGGAGATCTTTGTCCATGGCGCACTGTGCATGGCCTACTCCGGACGCTGCCTGCTTTCCGGCTATCTGAATAAACGCGACCCCAACCAGGGAACCTGCACCAATGCCTGCCGCTGGGAGTATAAGGTCGAAGAAGGTAAACAGGACGAGGTCGGCAATATTGTTCATCAGTATGAGCCGATTGCGGTCAGGAATATCGAGCCAACGCTCGGTCAGGGCCAGCCAACCGATAAAGTCTTTATGATCGAAGAGGCCCAGCGTCCGGGCGAATATATGACCGCGTTTGAAGATGAACACGGCACCTACATTATGAACTCGAAAGATCTGCGCGCGGTCGCCCACGTCGAACAACTGACGCAAATGGGGATGCATTCGCTGAAAATCGAAGGCCGCACCAAATCTTTCTATTATTGCGCCCGTACCGCGCAGGTTTATCGCCGGGCGATTGACGATGCCGCAGCGGGTAAACCTTTCGACGCCTCACTGCTGGAGACGCTGGAAGGTCTGGCACACCGTGGCTATACCGAAGGTTTTTTGCGTCGTCACACCCACGACAGCTATCAGAGCTATGAAAGCGGCCATTCGCAGTCGGATCGTCAGCAGTTTGTCGGCGAGTTCACCGGCGAGCGTCGCGGTCATCTGGCGCAGGTCGACGTTAAAAATAAATTCGCCATTGGTAACAGCCTGGAACTGATGACGCCAGCGGGTAATGTCAACTTCACTCTCGAAGAGATGGAGAATAACCGGTCGCAGGCGGTTGACGTCGCACCGGGCAACGGCCATTTTGTCTGGGTGCCGATTCCTCCAGAGATCGATCTGAGTTACGCGCTGCTGATGCGTAATCTCAGCTAA
- the mdtC gene encoding multidrug efflux RND transporter permease subunit MdtC has translation MKFFALFIHRPVATILLTIAITLAGILGFRLLPVAPLPQVDFPVIMVSASLPGASPETMASSIATPLERSLGRIAGVSEMSSSSSLGSTRIILVFDYDRDINGAARDVQAAINAAQALLPSGMPSRPTYRKANPSDAPIMIMTLTSDTYSQGQLYDYASTQLAQKLAQIDGVGDVSVGGSSLPAVRVALNPQALFNQGVSLDAVRTAIAAANVRKPQGAIENPQQRWQIRTNDELKTAEEYQPLIVHYNNGAAVRLQDVATVEDSVQDLRNAGMSNARPAILLMIRKSPEANIIQTVDRIRAEMPELANIVPASIQLEIAQDRSPTIRASLAEVEQSLVIAVALVILVVFVFLRSARATLIPAVAVPVSLIGTFAAMYLCGFSLNNLSLMALTIATGFVVDDAIVVLENISRHIEAGMKPLQASLQGVREVGFTVLSMSISLVAVFIPLLLMSGLVGRLFREFAVTLSVAIGISLLISVTLTPMMCAWLLKAHKPRSQPRIRGFNKLMFRLQQGYGSSLRWVLDHARWTLLVLLATIGLTVYLYISIPKTFFPEQDTGRLMGNISADQSISFQAMRGKLEDFMKIVREDPAVTNVTGFTGGSRTNSGMMFITLKSLSERKESSQQVIARLRGKLAKEPGASLFLMAVQDIRVGGRQSNAEYQYSLLSDDLDSLREWEPKIRQAFSKLPELTDVNSDQQDNGSEMALIYDRETMSRLGISVSDTNALLNNAFGQRQISTIYQPLNQYKVVMEVDPRYTQDISALDHMFVINSEGKSIPLSGFAKWQPANAPLSVNHEGLSASSTISFNLPAGVSLSEASAAIDRTVTALGVPSSVRGSFAGTAQVFQDTQNSQLLLILAAIATVYIVLGILYESYVHPLTILSTLPSAGVGALLALELFGAPFSLIALIGIMLLIGIVKKNAIMMVDFALHAQRNGNQSARDAIYQACLLRFRPILMTTLAALFGALPLVLTSGDGAELRQPLGITIVGGLVMSQLLTLYTTPVVYLYMDKLRRKKRYQPQYDA, from the coding sequence GTGAAGTTTTTCGCGCTGTTTATCCACCGGCCGGTCGCGACCATTCTGCTGACGATTGCCATCACTCTTGCCGGTATTCTCGGTTTTCGTCTGTTGCCGGTGGCGCCGCTGCCACAGGTCGATTTCCCGGTGATTATGGTCAGTGCCTCACTGCCGGGTGCGTCACCGGAAACCATGGCATCGTCGATCGCGACACCGCTGGAGCGTTCGCTGGGCCGCATTGCTGGCGTCAGTGAAATGAGCTCCAGCAGCTCGCTCGGCAGTACGCGTATTATTCTGGTATTTGATTACGATCGTGATATCAACGGTGCCGCGCGTGATGTGCAAGCCGCCATCAATGCCGCCCAGGCGCTGTTGCCAAGCGGCATGCCGAGTCGCCCGACCTATCGCAAAGCTAACCCGTCCGATGCGCCGATTATGATTATGACGCTGACCTCCGATACTTATTCTCAGGGTCAGCTTTATGATTACGCCTCTACTCAACTGGCACAAAAACTGGCGCAAATCGACGGCGTTGGTGACGTCTCGGTAGGCGGCAGCTCGTTACCGGCAGTGCGCGTGGCGCTTAATCCGCAGGCGCTGTTTAATCAGGGCGTGTCGCTGGATGCGGTGCGCACGGCGATTGCCGCTGCCAACGTGCGCAAGCCGCAGGGGGCGATAGAGAACCCGCAGCAGCGCTGGCAGATAAGAACCAACGATGAACTGAAAACCGCCGAGGAATATCAGCCGCTGATCGTGCATTACAATAACGGTGCGGCGGTACGATTACAGGATGTCGCCACCGTCGAAGACTCCGTACAGGATCTGCGTAATGCCGGGATGTCCAACGCGCGCCCGGCGATTCTGCTGATGATTCGCAAGTCTCCTGAAGCCAATATTATTCAGACCGTTGATCGTATCCGCGCGGAGATGCCGGAGCTGGCGAATATCGTGCCGGCGTCAATTCAGCTGGAAATCGCCCAGGATCGCTCACCCACTATCCGCGCTTCGCTGGCGGAAGTTGAGCAGTCGTTAGTGATTGCCGTGGCGCTGGTGATTCTGGTGGTATTTGTCTTTTTGCGTTCTGCTCGCGCCACGCTTATCCCGGCGGTAGCGGTTCCGGTTTCGCTAATCGGCACTTTCGCCGCCATGTACCTGTGCGGCTTCAGCCTTAATAACCTGTCGCTAATGGCGCTGACTATCGCCACCGGTTTTGTCGTCGATGATGCAATTGTGGTGCTGGAAAATATCTCGCGCCATATTGAAGCCGGCATGAAACCGCTGCAGGCTTCACTGCAGGGGGTACGTGAAGTCGGCTTTACCGTGCTGTCGATGAGCATTTCGCTGGTGGCGGTATTTATTCCACTGCTGCTGATGAGTGGGCTGGTCGGGCGATTGTTCCGCGAATTTGCCGTCACGCTGTCGGTGGCAATAGGGATATCGCTACTGATCTCGGTCACTTTGACGCCAATGATGTGCGCCTGGTTGTTAAAAGCGCATAAACCGCGCAGCCAGCCGCGCATCCGTGGATTTAACAAGCTGATGTTCCGGCTGCAACAGGGCTACGGCAGCTCACTGCGCTGGGTGCTTGACCATGCTCGCTGGACGTTACTGGTGCTTCTGGCTACCATCGGCCTGACGGTCTATCTCTATATTTCGATTCCAAAAACCTTCTTCCCGGAACAGGACACCGGCCGCCTGATGGGCAATATTTCTGCCGACCAGAGCATTTCATTCCAGGCAATGCGCGGCAAGCTGGAAGATTTTATGAAGATCGTGCGCGAAGATCCGGCCGTAACCAATGTGACCGGTTTTACCGGCGGTTCCCGCACCAACAGCGGCATGATGTTTATCACGCTGAAATCGCTCTCCGAACGTAAAGAGAGCTCGCAACAGGTGATTGCGCGGCTGCGGGGAAAACTGGCGAAAGAGCCGGGAGCCAGCCTGTTTCTGATGGCGGTGCAGGATATTCGCGTCGGTGGTCGTCAGTCGAATGCCGAATATCAGTATTCGCTGCTGTCCGATGATCTCGACTCCCTGCGTGAGTGGGAGCCGAAAATTCGCCAGGCGTTTAGCAAGCTGCCTGAACTGACGGATGTCAATTCGGATCAGCAGGATAACGGCTCGGAAATGGCGCTGATTTACGATCGGGAAACGATGTCGCGGCTCGGCATTTCGGTTTCCGACACTAACGCACTGCTGAATAACGCCTTTGGACAGCGCCAGATCTCCACCATTTATCAGCCGCTGAATCAGTACAAAGTGGTGATGGAAGTCGATCCGCGTTATACCCAGGATATCAGCGCGTTAGACCATATGTTTGTGATTAACAGCGAAGGTAAATCCATTCCGCTCTCCGGGTTTGCCAAATGGCAACCGGCCAACGCTCCGCTGTCGGTTAACCATGAAGGACTGTCGGCCTCTTCGACCATCTCCTTCAACCTGCCCGCTGGCGTTTCGCTGTCGGAAGCGTCAGCGGCGATTGACCGCACCGTTACCGCACTTGGCGTTCCCTCCAGCGTGCGCGGCAGTTTTGCCGGTACCGCGCAGGTATTCCAGGATACGCAGAACAGTCAGCTGCTGCTGATTCTGGCGGCGATTGCCACCGTATATATCGTGCTGGGGATTCTGTATGAGAGCTACGTCCATCCGCTGACGATTCTTTCTACCCTGCCCTCTGCGGGTGTCGGTGCACTGCTGGCGCTGGAACTGTTTGGCGCGCCGTTTAGCCTAATCGCACTGATTGGTATTATGCTGTTGATTGGTATCGTGAAAAAGAATGCGATCATGATGGTAGACTTCGCGCTGCACGCGCAGCGTAACGGTAATCAGAGTGCGCGTGACGCAATTTATCAGGCCTGCCTGCTGCGTTTTCGGCCGATTTTGATGACCACGCTGGCGGCGCTGTTTGGTGCCCTGCCACTGGTACTGACCAGCGGCGACGGCGCGGAACTGCGCCAGCCGCTGGGAATAACCATTGTCGGCGGGCTGGTAATGAGTCAGTTGCTGACGCTGTACACGACTCCGGTCGTCTATCTGTATATGGATAAACTGCGGCGAAAAAAACGTTATCAGCCTCAGTATGATGCTTAA
- the manD gene encoding D-mannonate dehydratase ManD yields MKIVNAEVFVTCPGRNFVTVKITTDEGLTGIGDATLNGRELPVASYLKDHVCPQLIGRDAHQIEDIWQFFYKGAYWRRGPVTMSAISAVDMALWDIKGKAANMPLYQLLGGASRTGVMVYCHTTGHSIDEVMDDYARHKELGFKAIRAQCGVPGMKTTYGMAKGKGLAYEPATKGNWPEEQLWSTEKYLDFTPKLFESIRDKFGFNEHLLHDMHHRLTPIEAARFGKSVEDYRLFWMEDPTPAENQQSFRLIRQHTVTPIAVGEVFNSIWDCKQLIEEQLIDYIRTTITHAGGISGMRRIADFASLYQVRTGSHGPSDLSPICMAAALHFDLWVPNFGVQEYMGYSEQMLEVFNHSWSFDNGYMHPGEKPGLGIEFDEKLAAKYPYEPAYLPVARLEDGTLWNW; encoded by the coding sequence ATGAAAATTGTTAACGCGGAAGTATTTGTCACCTGCCCGGGAAGAAACTTTGTCACCGTCAAAATTACTACCGATGAAGGCCTGACCGGCATCGGCGATGCCACGCTAAATGGCCGCGAACTGCCGGTCGCTTCATACCTGAAAGATCATGTCTGCCCGCAGCTGATTGGCCGCGATGCCCATCAAATCGAAGATATCTGGCAGTTCTTCTACAAGGGCGCTTACTGGCGTCGTGGTCCGGTTACCATGTCAGCCATTTCAGCTGTTGATATGGCGCTATGGGATATCAAAGGTAAAGCCGCCAATATGCCGCTTTATCAGCTACTGGGCGGCGCATCGCGCACTGGTGTAATGGTCTATTGCCACACCACTGGCCACAGCATTGATGAAGTAATGGATGACTACGCGCGCCATAAAGAGCTGGGTTTTAAAGCGATTCGCGCCCAGTGCGGCGTGCCCGGCATGAAAACCACTTACGGAATGGCGAAAGGCAAAGGTCTGGCCTACGAACCAGCGACCAAAGGCAACTGGCCGGAAGAGCAGCTGTGGTCAACAGAAAAGTACCTCGATTTTACGCCAAAGCTGTTTGAATCTATCCGTGACAAATTCGGTTTTAACGAACATCTGTTGCACGATATGCATCACCGCCTGACGCCGATTGAAGCCGCGCGTTTTGGTAAAAGCGTTGAAGATTATCGCCTGTTCTGGATGGAAGATCCGACGCCAGCAGAAAACCAGCAGAGTTTCCGCCTGATTCGCCAGCACACCGTGACGCCGATTGCCGTCGGGGAGGTTTTTAACAGTATCTGGGACTGTAAACAGCTGATAGAAGAGCAGTTAATCGACTATATCCGCACCACCATCACCCATGCCGGTGGCATCAGCGGCATGCGGCGCATTGCCGACTTCGCCTCGCTGTATCAGGTGCGCACCGGCTCCCACGGCCCTTCCGATCTGTCACCAATTTGTATGGCGGCTGCGCTGCATTTCGACCTCTGGGTGCCGAACTTTGGCGTGCAGGAGTATATGGGTTACTCCGAGCAGATGTTGGAGGTGTTTAACCACAGCTGGAGCTTTGACAACGGCTATATGCATCCGGGTGAAAAACCAGGACTCGGTATCGAGTTCGATGAAAAGCTGGCAGCCAAATATCCCTATGAACCGGCTTATTTGCCCGTTGCGCGTCTTGAAGACGGCACGTTGTGGAACTGGTAA
- a CDS encoding Zn-dependent oxidoreductase — protein MKSVVIERPGSLCIETRPLPLPAAGEVRVKVQYASICGSDVHIWHGHNPFARYPRVIGHEFFGRIDAVGEGVDSSRIGERVAVDPVVSCGDCYPCSVGRPNVCSELQVIGVHRDGGFSEYALAPAKNACQLPASIPDTLASLVEPFTIAANITAFLQPTTDDIALIYGAGPMGLTAIQVLKGVYNVRQVIVVDRLPERLALAQENGADWVIDNSQQSLDTQLNGIKPTLIIDAACHPSILAEAVALASPAARIGLLGFSGEPCTLTQQSLTSKELSLFTSRLNSNRFPQVIEWMEQGFIQPEKLVTHTFALSDVEQAMTLFEKQPRRCCKVILKVS, from the coding sequence ATGAAAAGTGTAGTCATTGAACGTCCCGGCAGCTTATGCATTGAAACGCGCCCGCTGCCGCTGCCCGCAGCAGGTGAAGTGCGCGTCAAAGTACAGTATGCCAGTATCTGCGGTTCCGATGTGCATATCTGGCACGGCCATAATCCTTTTGCGCGCTATCCACGCGTTATCGGCCATGAGTTTTTTGGCCGGATTGATGCGGTTGGTGAAGGTGTCGACAGCAGCCGCATCGGCGAACGGGTGGCGGTCGATCCGGTCGTCAGCTGCGGTGATTGCTACCCCTGTTCGGTAGGCCGCCCCAACGTGTGCAGCGAACTGCAGGTGATTGGCGTCCATCGCGACGGCGGTTTTAGCGAGTACGCTCTGGCACCGGCTAAAAACGCCTGTCAGCTACCGGCCAGCATTCCCGATACGCTGGCCAGCCTGGTGGAGCCTTTTACCATCGCCGCCAATATCACCGCCTTTCTGCAACCGACGACTGACGATATCGCGCTGATTTACGGTGCCGGTCCGATGGGCCTGACCGCGATCCAGGTACTGAAAGGCGTCTATAACGTCCGGCAAGTTATCGTCGTTGACCGCCTGCCTGAACGACTGGCTTTGGCGCAAGAAAACGGCGCAGATTGGGTGATCGATAATAGCCAGCAGTCGCTGGATACTCAGCTAAATGGCATAAAGCCCACGCTGATTATTGATGCCGCCTGCCATCCGTCGATTTTAGCCGAAGCCGTCGCGCTCGCCTCACCGGCGGCGCGCATCGGCCTGCTGGGTTTCTCCGGCGAGCCGTGCACGCTGACGCAGCAGAGCCTGACCAGCAAAGAGCTGTCGCTGTTTACCTCACGGCTGAACAGCAATCGTTTTCCGCAGGTCATCGAGTGGATGGAGCAGGGATTCATTCAGCCGGAGAAGCTGGTCACCCACACCTTCGCACTCAGTGATGTTGAGCAGGCGATGACCCTGTTTGAAAAGCAGCCGCGTCGCTGCTGCAAAGTGATTTTAAAAGTGAGTTAA
- the baeR gene encoding envelope stress response regulator BaeR — MTEYHQPLILVVEDEPKLAQLMIDYLQASNYRTHHIADGNQVLSYVRQSEPDLVLLDLMLPGVDGLTLCREMRRFSDLPIMMVTAKTEEIDRLLGLEIGADDYICKPFSPREVVARVKTILRRVRQTPEEAQQASLLLVDEGRFQASWNQRPLDLTPAEFRLLKTLAQEPGKVFSREQLLNHLYDDYRVVTDRTIDSHIKNLRRKLEALDSDQPFIRAVYGMGYRWEADVCRLI; from the coding sequence ATGACTGAATATCACCAGCCCCTGATTCTGGTCGTTGAAGATGAGCCGAAACTGGCTCAGTTGATGATCGATTATTTACAGGCATCGAACTACCGCACCCACCATATTGCCGATGGCAATCAGGTTCTTAGCTATGTGCGGCAAAGTGAGCCGGACTTAGTGCTGCTCGACCTGATGCTGCCGGGAGTTGACGGCCTGACGCTGTGCCGTGAGATGCGGCGCTTCTCCGATTTGCCGATAATGATGGTGACGGCAAAAACCGAAGAGATCGATCGCCTGCTGGGGCTGGAAATCGGTGCTGATGATTACATCTGCAAGCCGTTCAGCCCGCGCGAGGTGGTGGCGCGAGTGAAAACTATTTTGCGCCGCGTCAGGCAGACGCCGGAAGAAGCACAGCAAGCCTCACTGCTGCTGGTAGATGAAGGACGTTTTCAGGCCAGCTGGAATCAACGCCCGCTTGATTTGACCCCGGCAGAGTTCCGTCTGCTGAAAACGCTCGCGCAGGAACCCGGCAAAGTTTTCTCCCGCGAACAGCTGCTTAATCACCTGTATGACGACTACCGGGTGGTGACGGATCGCACCATTGACAGCCATATAAAAAATCTGCGCCGCAAGCTGGAAGCGCTCGACAGCGATCAGCCTTTTATCCGCGCTGTCTATGGTATGGGCTACCGCTGGGAGGCAGATGTCTGTCGTTTGATCTAG
- the yegS gene encoding lipid kinase YegS: MDKHALTLVILNGKGAGNEELRAAITTLRDEGYPIEVRVTWEHGDGERYLREALDMNAETVVAGGGDGTINEIATALAKLESHIRPVLGILPLGTANDFATSASIPDHMEQALRLAIVGKAVSIDLACVNQQRYFINMATGGFGTRITTETPEKLKSALGGVSYLIHGLMRMDQLKADSCEINGPDFNWQGDALVIGIGNGRQAGGGQRLCPSALINDGALELSIVTSQEILPTLLHSLTRDDDNPNMVTASLPWLTIRAPNEMTFNLDGEPLSGSEFRIEVMPDALQCRLPPSCELLA; this comes from the coding sequence ATGGACAAGCATGCACTTACGCTGGTGATCTTAAATGGCAAAGGCGCAGGCAACGAGGAGTTGCGTGCCGCAATCACCACTCTGCGCGATGAAGGATACCCGATAGAAGTTCGTGTGACCTGGGAACACGGCGACGGCGAACGTTATCTGCGTGAAGCACTGGATATGAATGCCGAAACGGTGGTAGCGGGCGGCGGTGACGGCACCATTAATGAAATTGCCACTGCGCTGGCAAAACTGGAAAGCCATATCCGCCCGGTGCTGGGTATTCTGCCGCTCGGCACCGCCAATGATTTCGCCACCAGCGCCAGTATTCCCGACCATATGGAGCAGGCGCTAAGACTGGCGATTGTCGGCAAAGCGGTCAGCATCGATCTGGCCTGCGTGAACCAGCAACGCTATTTTATTAATATGGCCACCGGCGGGTTCGGCACGCGCATTACCACCGAAACGCCAGAGAAGCTGAAATCGGCGCTGGGCGGCGTCTCCTATCTTATTCACGGCCTGATGCGTATGGATCAGCTGAAAGCCGACAGCTGTGAAATCAACGGCCCGGATTTTAACTGGCAAGGCGATGCGCTGGTGATTGGCATTGGCAATGGCCGCCAGGCGGGTGGCGGGCAGCGTTTATGCCCGAGCGCACTGATTAATGATGGCGCGCTGGAACTGAGTATCGTCACCTCACAGGAGATTCTCCCGACCCTGCTGCATTCGTTAACCCGTGATGATGATAATCCGAATATGGTCACCGCCTCCCTGCCGTGGCTGACGATTCGTGCGCCAAACGAAATGACATTTAACCTCGACGGTGAACCATTGAGCGGCAGCGAATTCCGCATTGAAGTTATGCCTGATGCGCTGCAATGCCGCTTGCCGCCGTCATGTGAACTGCTGGCGTAA